The genomic interval GTGAGTAAGTTTTCACAATGCCCTTAAACCTCTCGAATAATCTCTTTTACACTTTGCAGAAATTGTGGTCATTATTAGTGTTCAGACCCTTCAGCTGGTAAGGCACATGAATGAAAGTTTTGCCCAACCTCCTCTGCAGATCGCTCCACGAAGAATTATCGGTAAGTTATTTCctttaatacaaaataattaatgttGGAGAGCCCTTTCCGTTAACTTATTCGTAGAATACTATTAatactatttatatttatttcaatatttattttagttgtGATTCGAGCGACAAAACTTTTGTAAACGGATATTAGATGCGGTTCTTTGATGCCCGATGTCTTGCAAATGGGAATGATGGGACTTATCTCCGAAGGCCGAGTTGGTTATTAGACTGTTGCTATTGCCTGAAGTCTTGTACAAATGTATTTACTCTTAGCCGAAATTGTTAAAGTAGTTGtgttcttgttcttttttAGTTctacaaataaatgaaaaatattattgaaaataattagtTTTTACTGTGGGATgtaagtgaaaaaaaaacgatgtAAAAACCAGCATAAAAAACCCTAGCCCTGggttatttaataaaatttttaaattgaattacaaaatattcaagcttcatttaaaatttttattgtttaatatgGGATACAAAACATTGCAAGTGCAAACGGTTTACATTTGAAATACTCAAAGCCTCCGCCAAATCAAAATTCGATATTTATAATGACTTGTCCTCGATAGTTAGCAACTGTCATTCGCTCATCTCGAACCGATGACGATAGCTCAAAGCCATCGACTATTCATCGTATAGTAGTGTTCTTGCTGCATGGCGCTCGAAAATCGGTGCGTTATCGGCAATGTTTCAATGCCTATATTTAAGCAAATGAAAATCCTGAgaaaaaattacatttaaatatgttggATGTTGCTTATGTGTAGTGGCTAAAACGaagaattattatattaataatatatattgcattCGATAGTATACATGTCGAATAGGCATTTCAGAACGTATCGAGAAAAAATTTCGAAATTATCGATTTCATTGAACAACAAGAGTAACTACCATCTCCAAACTACCTATGCCTTATTGTCTTCATAGTAGAAATTAAAGAAAGTTTATAAGGattaagaaatattatttagttATGGCAGACAGGCTAACGCAACTGCAGGATACCGTAAACCAAGTATGCGCCTATTTAGTAACATTCATTTCTGTATAGCTAATAAAATTATGATTGTTTTTAGCAAGCAGAGCACTTCTGCAATGCTATTGGAGTCATTCAGCAGACATCTTATCCCAGCAAGTTTGCAAATTTTGACAGGACAGGCTCACAGACACCCATACAAAACCCACCTCAGGAGGATTATGCTCAACTTTTTGCACAATTAATAGCTCGATGTGCTAAAGACATTGATACTTTAATTGAGTCTTTGCCTAATGAAGACAGTTCAATTGAATTACAAAATTGTAGTCTTAAGCGACTAGAGTTTGAAAACCAAGAAACTGCAGAGCAACTTGAACAAGTTGTTCAGAAAGGAGAACTTTTGCTGGAAAAAATCCAGTCTGCTTTGGGGGACATTGCTCAAGCACAATTGGACATGcaaataacattaaaaacaaGTTCACAATAAACCGCTTGCATGAATATCGCTTGTACTGATTGTTTATTCTACGATGGAACGCGTTAAATATCCTGGTACTAATTAGACTGTGCTCAAGaaagatatatttattttaaacggTTGATATTTTTGGATTCCAAATCAAAGACCAATTTTATTGCTCTTCATTATatgtttaaattcaaatactCTTTAAATTTGATACCCACAATTTGTGAAGCATGTAAATAGTCGGTTGACCTAAATATGTGTGGAATATACAAGCTaatcttatttttatacatatgtgtatgcaaAACCCTAACAATATTGGAcatctatatcatatagctgccataagaacgatcggtcgaaaagtccATTATTGTATGGATAGCTTATTGATTATTTGTATAAGTAACCCAAGTCTTTAAGATTATTCCTCATCTTGCGGTGGCCACGTTCCTCGCTTGGATTACTTGGTGTTCTAGGCTCACACGACATTACTTTATTATCAGAATATATCAGGATTGCGAACCAAATCACAAATGCTTCACATGGCAACTCCCAATGTGATTTTCAGGTCATAGTACTTACGGCTAAGTAATGATGACTGCACCATGGACCAGTTGGCCGTGCTTGTGGTCGGCGGCTCTAGCAGTATTTGAATATGTGTCTCAAATATACCGCTTAATATCCCTTTCGATCTGGACAAAGCTAATGTAACATTAGCAGCCTTCGCCAAACTCTGGATGGCCAATCGTCGCAATGCTTTATGGCAGATTTCAACCTGAAAAAAggattttcttgatttttccATACTTTTAGTTTCCTAGCTCGTGCAGCTTGGgcttgatcaccaatcagtcagtcaggacaaacactTTTACATACAGAGATAcatcatttaaaaataaaaaaattacattgtttaattatattacCGCTTAATTAGTAAgatatgttttttcaaaagtttttcatagtGAAAGAAAGCTTACAACCATCTAGCAAcgagatctttaaaaaaaaaaaaataagcgaAAAGCAGCCaaattttttccaaaaaaattttaacaaaaagctttaaatttaGTCGTGTTTTCGTTTTTCGCATTTTCAGTAATAGTTAAGGGGCATTaagataatataaaaaaaataaacataaatgttatattaagcttaattaaattatttaattaaaaacaattcaatattCACTTGACTAAACAATTTCTCCACTTTACTATTGGACTATGGCAAGGATAAAAACTTGATTGCGAAGGTATTAAATTCGCGAACCAGCAGGTTTTCTGAGTCCTGATATTGACTCACTTTAACTCACTCACTTTAActgaaacaaaaatgtaagaTCAATGGCTACCATAGACAAATACTTACAAATTATGTCTGGGGCCTCTAATGGaacacaaaaatgttgcttCTCTAgttataatattaatacttttatatatattccaagTTGCCGGACGGATATTACAAAATATActgaaatcaaattttaaatgattGTGCGCATGTCGCTGTACACTAGATGTTTGCTTTCTTTGTGTCCTTAATACCTATTTTAATGAGAACAggttttacaaaatttgaattcaGATCTAAATTTCCATGAACATTTTTGATGCATACAAGAAAAGACCTTACAGGCTGTTGTGATATTAAACTTTATACATTTGATTATTCACATTCTAATACTTTACACTTCatgtattaattaattagtagacttatatttatttacaaaccACAacgataaatataaaaataaatatttagtagTTTCTGAATTCTAATCATTTCAAAACTTGATCAAAATGACATCTTGAATTGCAAAATCGGTAcggaaaaatgtttttgcatatcCTTGATACGATATTTGCAAAGTgcaatgtataaaaaaacaggcattagtttttttttttttttttgaaaaatacttAGTGTAAAATATAGCCTTTATTAACCAAAACATTACGAACGATAAtcttacaaaataaaatctttcagttgcatttttacttttaaattacttaagatacaaaaaatgttctatttaaatgtaacagaatttataaaataataatatgtacTTCTAAACTCAGTAATAGTTACTTAAACTGAAATCAATAATTAACATTTATCTTCAGTAAAGCCAAAGTTTCTCTGCTTTAGTTAAGCGTACCCCTACAGCCTTGTGCTCCACAAAGGCAAGGGATTTTTTCTTCCTCTAAAGGAAATTTGTAGTCATAAGTTATTTCTTCATTAATTCCAATGGGTTGCTTtgaatatataacaatttttttttctgactCTATGGTAATGACTTTGGCATAACAGTTTGGCTGCAATCAAAAGAGGAAATTAAGAAGTGATTTAATTGCCGTACCTATCTCATACTTACATTACAGCTGTGATTTATAAATCTCGCCAAATTACCACATTTTGTTGCATCGATTATAGTTTCCATATCAATTCGGAATAAATATGAGCTTCCAATGCCAATTGCTTCATATTTGGTTTCTCTTAAATCGGCAACAACTGGTCGAATCATTTGCCCAACGTATTCAATAACCATTTCATCAGCCGCTATAGGTTCCATGGCAAATAACCCCCAATCATGGATTGCCGACTTTGCAAATTTGAGCTGTTTTTTTCGAAATTTCAGttgattgaattttaaaaGCTCGGACTCTCCCATTGAACCGAAGGCAGTTAATAGACGTCGTTGATTCGAACGCGCTTCGCGAGATATTCCCTGCATTTTGGATATTAACTTATTGTGATGATGGTTCGTCAGCACCGTTGGCTCATCGCACCGATCTTCATCTTGAGTGTCATGTATGTTTGCTTTAGCATGGTGGTATttgtgtttggctttttccCGTACATCTAACTTGTAGAAGCCCTCAGTACGCGCGGAACCGGTTTTGTGACGCATTAGTTCTTCGTCTTTTCGCCGTTTCTTGGGAGGAGGCGGCCAAAATGCCCTGTCCGTGGTGCAGTGATTGACCCAGTGAGTATTGTTCAAAAACATactgaaatttgaaaaaaaagttgaaataAATCTTACATTTTAGAACAGAAAAAGTCTACTCACGCATATGGTTCCTTTTGCAAATGCTCAGTATAGCTCGTCTTGATGTACTTAATGTCCTCCAAATCGATGCCTTTTGTTAGGAATGTGTATAAAATTACCATTTCTTCGTTTTGATCACGGGTTTTAAACATTTCACACGGAACAAAGTTAGCGGTTTGTCGGACGAGTTCGGAAAGCGTGTCTTTCATtgattctattttatttttcttattcgCCTGTCGTCCtgaaaaatctttttttttcttttgtgcaCGCACAGAATCTTTGCGTGGCCTTCCAGGACCAGGCCTTACAATATGCATGCCATCGGcttctttcttatttttgcattcaaattggTTTGTGGAAACACCGGTAGAAAAGGCACCTTGTGCTTGTGGTGGCAAAGAATAACAATGTTCTAAGGCCACTTGACTAGCTTGAGATGCTTGACTTGATCCACTATCTGAAGATACAGGTGATTGCTTTCCGTTATATATTCGGGTATTTTCATTTGGTTGACTGCTAGATTGAGCTGGGTCATAACCTTCCgtttttaaattgctttcagtttttaaaacaattatacCTTCATTCTCATTCGTCTGAATACTAGTAGTTTTTGGAACAGCTTCAGTATTTACTGTGATCAAATACGGTTTGCAGTCAGCGTCAGTATCTGGGATATCTTTCTTGTACAGTGTTAAGTCTTGCACTAATAATTTTGCACCTGGTGTCGGAGGAAGTTTTGAAATATCGGGTGTTTCAGGCATTTCATAAGTTGATATTTGATTAATCTCTAACTTGAGATCCATGTTTGATGTATTGTCTGGTTGATGTGAATTCTTCTGCTGTTCTTCTAAAAATTCGCGCTCGATTTGAGCCATGTATTCAGTATTTCGACGTCTCTTCTCCTGATACTCGCGCTCTTCATCAGAATCACTATAAATACGATCGTATTCAAAATGCGATTTTACTGGAGTTACCCCATCGGATTTCGAAATAGTTTCCTCGTTGTAATCCGGTGGCGGAACAGGTGTTGGTGATCGGCGGGATTCAGATTCAAGTTGTTCATCAGTCTTTAATTCGGATACAAATTTAGCAGCAATGCCAACATCTTCCATACCAAAACAACTATCTTTGCTTATGTCTTCAAGATCAGACGGTATAGATGATACGAGATTGGGTTTTGAATTAGTAAATCGTTTTGTCCCTGTCTTTTGGTCATCGTCTTCATCAGTATCAGAGTATATGTCAATTTTTTTCGTGCGACTCCGCTTGGTTGCTGATATTCGATTTATTGACTGATTTTCTTCCTCAGAGTCTGAATACACGTTTAGTATTTTGCCATCTGAAGCTTTCAAATTATGCCTACGCCTCTTAGGGAATTTATCCCTTTCATTTGAATTGCTTGATGGGATGTCTTCATCAAAGCTTTCGTCGTCGCTGCTCCTTTCGTTCTCAGCTCTATTGGCGATATCTTCAGCATCATTTTCACCGTCGCTATTGGAGGACGACGATGTGGATGACGAAAAGAAACTTGACGCacttccttttctttttaatcGTATATTGGTTGACGTTATTCTCAACTTCCCACTATCCCTTTGCAGTGTGCGtctttttaaattaagattttgAGCATCGGAACTGCCCATATTTGAATCATCTTTGTCTGAATCAGACCGCTGTACCATTTCTTCTTGATCACTGAGATCCCGTTCCAACTTATCGGGAATGGGGCTTGGGTGTTTGGGAACACGCCGAAATGATGGCAATTTAGGCATTGCAGCCCTTATACCTATACTGGTGAATgattgaaaatctgacatttcTCTTTGCGTGttgattaaattattaatgtCGGGTGGCTTCTCCTgagttatttgtttttctactAAGTTATTACTAGTTGTAGCGGTATCGACTACGGAAGACAAATGTTTTGAACGtgcttttgctgtttgttCGTCCCACCAAACctcaaaatttttaaaagcTGTCATTTCAATCATACGCTTATTAACATCTCGTTTAAGGATTTGCTTCAGTTCCTCGACTATAAAATTCATCAcctttttaacattttgtttcatttCGTCATTTTGATCCGGTTGCGTATGTTGATAGCCATATGACTGGATATACGGGTCCAAATTAAAAGCGTCTGCAGAAACCACTCCAGGCAGGTATGAGGATTGCATATATGCAGGGTTAGAAAAATACTTTCCTGTAAATCCAGAATTTGCTCCTATTGCCGAAGGATAGTGTCCATATCCATAGGCTgaatgatgataataataattactcTGATGTGAAGCATTAGGATCCGTATATCCTGTAAACATTATTTTCGTTGTTAATTGACTTGACGAATTTGTAGATTCCTTTGTGGTTTCTTCATGTGACGATAAGCTTGACAATGACATGTTATCATCATTGTTATTATTCGTTTCCAGCTTTTCAACTGGGTGCTTgactatttcttttttaattaaaatatcgtCGTCACTTGATATATCGCTGGCACCGTGCTGCTGTAAGGCCGAaacatttttctcttttttgttttgtatgctATTCGAATCGCAATGCGGGTCAACAGTTTCATTAATTTCATCGACCTTCGCTTTGTCTGTTTCAGAATCACTACTATCCATTTGCAAAAATGGTGGAGCATTGCCAAATGTCTTTCCCTTAAATATAAGGGCAATACGTGTATCTAAATCAACATTCTCTGTGTTAATTTCCGCGTCAGTACTATTGagattattattgtatttatttgactTTGGTCGCCTTGGTGAATGTAGATTTATACCAACTGACTCGGATGAAGGCGAGATATCTTTTGAATGTAACGTTAGAGCTGGTGGCTGGGGATCATCCcagttttcttcttcttcctgGGGTGGAGGTGGTGGGGGTATAAGCTGTGAATCCGGTTGTGAGACGGGCCACCTTCTGTGGGAACTAGACCAAGATTGAATATTTTCACTAACAGTATAACCATAATGATCATATCCATAATTATCAGATGATATAAGGTTAGATACCGGAATGCCAGAATAATATTGTTGGCTTTTGAACACTGAAGAGGTTCCATTTTCATCTTCATGGCACTCATGACTTGAATAACGTTTATCGTGTTTAGAACTAATCCGTTCTTTGCGATCACTTCCAACATCAATGGATCGATCACGATCTCTTTCTCTATAATCTCGTTCTTTTGACGTACTTGGTCGATGATCCCTTCTCTCCCTTACCCGATCTCGAGAATGATCTCTTGATCTATTACGCTCTCGAAATTTATCTCGTCCTTTAGAACGAGAATAGTCGTATGACCTTGTATCTCTTTCTCGTTCTCTAGAATTGTATAACCGATCCCTGCTTGAGTCCGAACTTTTTTCACGAGATCCTCGAGAATAGTAATGTCGACTATGACGTGAGCTGGAATATTTATTACGTGTCCCACGTTCTCGATCATAGCCTCTTTCAACGGAATGCCGTACACGATCTTTTGTAAATCTATCCCGTTCACGTTCTCTGTGACGATCATTATCTATTTCTCCAAACACCGCACTCTTGTGAAATGAGTTGTAACCACTTCCAGATAATAGATGTGGACCTTCTTTTTCGGTGTAATCATGAAAATGTTCGTTTGCCGGAACCAGAGTTGTTGTCGAATGCGGCGTGGTGCTTATTAACGGCCTGGCTACAACGGGATTTGTTAAATTATCAATAGTCTTCTTCAAAATGGCACCAAACGGATCGCAGAATACGTTTAAAATCtgtataaaaaagaaaataaaagtaatatgtttataaatacaGTGTTCTTATATTTTACTTAACAAATCTCTTTAAATTCTAGCAAAACTTACTTTTCCCATTACTGATTTCTGGTTATATTTATCGACAAACTGACGTGCTCCTTTGGTGCTTTCAAAGACTATACGTGCGATGcctaaatgtttatttgtcGTGGGGtgatgatatatatttatttcatcaGTGGGCCCACACTTATCTAATAGGCCGGAAAGGAACTGCTTGTCGATGTTGTCGTTAAGATTCACTACCGTCACTTCAATAGCAGGTGGCTGACCAACGTAATGAGAATCGATCACAAACCTATAAGTCTTATATGTTATATCAAGATCTAATCAATGACTAATTACATTGCTACTTACCGGGGTACAACCAACATTAATGGTTCGACAGGTTTGGCTCGAATTCGAATAAGAGGATTTCGTGGATCACGAGGTGTAATTGTCGGGTATGTGGGGTCTCCGGGGACGACACCGTCGTAACGGTAAAGTTTAGAACCACATTTCAGCAATTGCGGATCCGCTAATAATTTAAAGTTTCTATGCATCCTCGTTGGGCATAAAGAATTCAAGCCATTGCCATCACGATACCCTTGCATCGAAATATGTGACTGTTCTCCTGAGGGTTCTCCTCCATTAATTGAGTTGTAAATATTGCTGGTATCCATAGCATAACAATTGGCCACGTTTACGGAATCTTCAAAAACAAGTTCACACTTCAGCTAGTTTAACTATTGACATTCTTATTTTGACCAAACACAAATTGAGCAAAAAATATGATTACTTTTGCTACTTACATTTTAAGCTGACGACTGCCGACTATGTCGTTAGGCACGTCCGGGTGTGTATTATATGGGGATACGAAAATGTTATAGATATCTGTCCCTCCACGGAATATGGCGCTTCTAAAACTTTTAACGCAGAAGTCAATGATGTTTTATCTGCAtcataaaaatacaatattccCCATATATAACAACACATGAAGTATTAAAACACTGTCGAATAAAAAATACACAGAAAAAACGAGGCCTCGAAGGGGTGTAATATCAATGTTATCGATGTTTGAGCTCCTTTCTATCGATTAATAATAAGCAAGTATATTTTGCTTACCAAAAGTTTATTTCAACTTAATTGTTAgagttatttttaattgttcaaAATAAGTTAAAGGACGGCTAGcaatttgttataaatattaataaaataaaaaacaacgcCGTTAAAAAAAATTTCGGCTTGAATATTTGCAGCCATatcagaaaatattttataagtgTGGCAACGCTATAATAAAATTTCTGTTCTGATTGCATCACAACTCactaaacaaaaagtttttaactTGCTTTTCTCATTTAAGTTCCATACAAGCAGTCGGCAATTGGTACTTATTTTTaagttaataaatgaaatttgtttcaagtttttaaattatgaGTTATTCCAGTTTTCATAC from Drosophila virilis strain 15010-1051.87 chromosome 2, Dvir_AGI_RSII-ME, whole genome shotgun sequence carries:
- the MED21 gene encoding mediator of RNA polymerase II transcription subunit 21 — encoded protein: MADRLTQLQDTVNQQAEHFCNAIGVIQQTSYPSKFANFDRTGSQTPIQNPPQEDYAQLFAQLIARCAKDIDTLIESLPNEDSSIELQNCSLKRLEFENQETAEQLEQVVQKGELLLEKIQSALGDIAQAQLDMQITLKTSSQ
- the Set1 gene encoding histone-lysine N-methyltransferase SETD1, with product MDTSNIYNSINGGEPSGEQSHISMQGYRDGNGLNSLCPTRMHRNFKLLADPQLLKCGSKLYRYDGVVPGDPTYPTITPRDPRNPLIRIRAKPVEPLMLVVPRFVIDSHYVGQPPAIEVTVVNLNDNIDKQFLSGLLDKCGPTDEINIYHHPTTNKHLGIARIVFESTKGARQFVDKYNQKSVMGKILNVFCDPFGAILKKTIDNLTNPVVARPLISTTPHSTTTLVPANEHFHDYTEKEGPHLLSGSGYNSFHKSAVFGEIDNDRHRERERDRFTKDRVRHSVERGYDRERGTRNKYSSSRHSRHYYSRGSREKSSDSSRDRLYNSRERERDTRSYDYSRSKGRDKFRERNRSRDHSRDRVRERRDHRPSTSKERDYRERDRDRSIDVGSDRKERISSKHDKRYSSHECHEDENGTSSVFKSQQYYSGIPVSNLISSDNYGYDHYGYTVSENIQSWSSSHRRWPVSQPDSQLIPPPPPPQEEEENWDDPQPPALTLHSKDISPSSESVGINLHSPRRPKSNKYNNNLNSTDAEINTENVDLDTRIALIFKGKTFGNAPPFLQMDSSDSETDKAKVDEINETVDPHCDSNSIQNKKEKNVSALQQHGASDISSDDDILIKKEIVKHPVEKLETNNNNDDNMSLSSLSSHEETTKESTNSSSQLTTKIMFTGYTDPNASHQSNYYYHHSAYGYGHYPSAIGANSGFTGKYFSNPAYMQSSYLPGVVSADAFNLDPYIQSYGYQHTQPDQNDEMKQNVKKVMNFIVEELKQILKRDVNKRMIEMTAFKNFEVWWDEQTAKARSKHLSSVVDTATTSNNLVEKQITQEKPPDINNLINTQREMSDFQSFTSIGIRAAMPKLPSFRRVPKHPSPIPDKLERDLSDQEEMVQRSDSDKDDSNMGSSDAQNLNLKRRTLQRDSGKLRITSTNIRLKRKGSASSFFSSSTSSSSNSDGENDAEDIANRAENERSSDDESFDEDIPSSNSNERDKFPKRRRHNLKASDGKILNVYSDSEEENQSINRISATKRSRTKKIDIYSDTDEDDDQKTGTKRFTNSKPNLVSSIPSDLEDISKDSCFGMEDVGIAAKFVSELKTDEQLESESRRSPTPVPPPDYNEETISKSDGVTPVKSHFEYDRIYSDSDEEREYQEKRRRNTEYMAQIEREFLEEQQKNSHQPDNTSNMDLKLEINQISTYEMPETPDISKLPPTPGAKLLVQDLTLYKKDIPDTDADCKPYLITVNTEAVPKTTSIQTNENEGIIVLKTESNLKTEGYDPAQSSSQPNENTRIYNGKQSPVSSDSGSSQASQASQVALEHCYSLPPQAQGAFSTGVSTNQFECKNKKEADGMHIVRPGPGRPRKDSVRAQKKKKDFSGRQANKKNKIESMKDTLSELVRQTANFVPCEMFKTRDQNEEMVILYTFLTKGIDLEDIKYIKTSYTEHLQKEPYAMFLNNTHWVNHCTTDRAFWPPPPKKRRKDEELMRHKTGSARTEGFYKLDVREKAKHKYHHAKANIHDTQDEDRCDEPTVLTNHHHNKLISKMQGISREARSNQRRLLTAFGSMGESELLKFNQLKFRKKQLKFAKSAIHDWGLFAMEPIAADEMVIEYVGQMIRPVVADLRETKYEAIGIGSSYLFRIDMETIIDATKCGNLARFINHSCNPNCYAKVITIESEKKIVIYSKQPIGINEEITYDYKFPLEEEKIPCLCGAQGCRGTLN